One Dietzia sp. JS16-p6b genomic window carries:
- a CDS encoding aldehyde dehydrogenase family protein yields the protein MPVFAQPGADGSVMSYQSRYEHYIGGEWVAPVKGEYFENVTPITGQVFCEVGRGTSEDIEAALDSAWAAAPGWNATSAAERSLVLLRIADRMEENLQALALAESWDNGKPIRECLAADIPLAIDHFRYFAGCIRAQEGGISQIDEDTVAYHFHEPLGVVGQIIPWNFPVLMAVWKLAPALAAGNCVVLKPAEQTPASILFLMSVIGDLLPPGVVNVVNGFGTEAGKPLASNPRIRKVAFTGETTTGRLIMQYASENLIPVTLELGGKSPNIFFEDVMDADDDFRQAALEGFAMFGLNQGEVCTCPSRALVQRSVFDEFSELAIERTKQITQGNPLDTDTMLGAQASNDQLEKILSYIDIGKQEGADVLTGGGRAELEGDLAGGFYVQPTVFRGHNKMRLFQEEIFGPVLSLSSFTDFDDAMMIANDTLYGLGAGVWSRNGTTAYRAGRTIQAGRVWTNTYHQYPAHAAFGGYKQSGIGRENHRMMLDHYQQTKCLLVSYSGKPQGFF from the coding sequence ATGCCCGTTTTCGCACAGCCCGGCGCCGATGGTTCGGTGATGTCCTACCAGAGCCGTTATGAGCACTACATCGGCGGCGAGTGGGTGGCACCCGTCAAGGGTGAGTACTTCGAGAACGTCACCCCGATCACCGGGCAGGTCTTCTGCGAGGTCGGCCGCGGGACGTCCGAGGACATCGAGGCCGCCCTCGACTCCGCGTGGGCGGCCGCCCCCGGGTGGAACGCCACCTCCGCGGCCGAGCGGTCGCTGGTCCTGCTCCGGATCGCCGACCGGATGGAGGAGAACCTCCAGGCCCTCGCCCTGGCCGAGTCGTGGGACAACGGCAAGCCGATCCGCGAGTGCCTGGCCGCCGACATCCCGTTGGCGATCGATCACTTCCGCTACTTCGCCGGCTGCATCCGCGCCCAGGAAGGCGGGATCTCGCAGATCGACGAAGACACCGTGGCGTACCACTTCCACGAGCCTCTCGGCGTGGTCGGCCAGATCATCCCCTGGAACTTCCCGGTCCTCATGGCGGTGTGGAAGCTCGCCCCGGCGCTGGCCGCGGGCAACTGCGTGGTGCTCAAGCCCGCCGAGCAGACCCCGGCGTCGATCCTGTTCCTCATGTCGGTGATCGGCGACCTGCTCCCGCCGGGTGTCGTGAACGTGGTCAACGGATTCGGCACCGAGGCAGGCAAGCCGCTGGCCTCCAACCCCCGGATCCGCAAGGTCGCCTTCACCGGCGAGACCACCACCGGACGCCTGATCATGCAGTACGCTTCGGAGAACCTCATCCCGGTGACCCTCGAGTTGGGCGGCAAGAGCCCCAACATCTTCTTCGAGGACGTCATGGACGCCGACGACGACTTCCGTCAGGCGGCGCTCGAGGGCTTCGCGATGTTCGGCCTCAACCAGGGCGAGGTGTGCACGTGCCCCTCGCGCGCGCTCGTGCAGAGGTCGGTCTTCGACGAGTTCAGCGAGCTCGCGATCGAGCGCACCAAGCAGATCACGCAGGGCAATCCGCTCGACACCGACACGATGCTCGGCGCGCAGGCCTCCAACGACCAGTTGGAGAAGATCCTGTCCTACATCGACATCGGCAAGCAGGAGGGCGCGGACGTCCTCACCGGCGGCGGGCGGGCGGAGCTCGAGGGCGATCTCGCGGGCGGCTTCTACGTGCAGCCGACCGTCTTCCGCGGGCACAACAAGATGCGCCTGTTCCAGGAGGAGATCTTCGGTCCCGTGCTGTCCCTGAGCTCGTTCACCGACTTCGACGACGCCATGATGATCGCCAACGACACGCTCTACGGCCTGGGCGCCGGCGTGTGGTCGCGTAACGGCACCACCGCCTACCGGGCCGGTCGCACCATCCAGGCCGGCCGGGTGTGGACCAACACCTACCACCAGTACCCGGCCCACGCGGCGTTCGGTGGCTACAAGCAGTCCGGCATCGGACGTGAGAACCACCGCATGATGCTCGACCACTACCAGCAGACCAAGTGCCTGCTGGTGAGCTACTCGGGTAAGCCCCAGGGCTTCTTCTGA
- a CDS encoding DUF779 domain-containing protein, whose translation MDDVCGLPSGGSVPIAARALPPEGAPPGLPARVVVTEPAAELIRELVGRHGPVMFHQSGGCCDGSAPMCYPDGEFRVGQRDVLVGELDLGGDRVRVWISGSQFETWKHTQLVLDAIPGRGSGFSLENPTGRRFLSRARTFDAAEQEALAAFPPRTGADLED comes from the coding sequence ATGGACGACGTCTGCGGACTGCCCTCCGGCGGGAGCGTGCCCATCGCGGCGCGGGCCCTCCCGCCGGAGGGGGCGCCGCCCGGGCTGCCGGCGCGCGTCGTGGTCACCGAGCCGGCCGCCGAGCTCATCCGTGAGCTCGTCGGCCGGCACGGCCCGGTGATGTTCCACCAGTCGGGCGGGTGCTGCGACGGGTCGGCACCCATGTGCTATCCCGACGGGGAGTTCCGTGTGGGCCAGCGCGACGTGCTGGTGGGGGAGCTCGATCTCGGTGGGGACCGGGTGCGCGTGTGGATCTCGGGGTCGCAGTTCGAGACCTGGAAGCACACGCAGCTGGTGCTGGACGCGATCCCGGGCCGGGGGTCGGGTTTCAGCCTCGAGAACCCAACCGGGAGACGGTTCCTGTCCCGCGCCCGGACGTTCGACGCCGCCGAGCAGGAGGCGTTGGCGGCGTTCCCGCCGCGCACCGGGGCGGATCTCGAGGACTGA
- a CDS encoding acyl-[acyl-carrier-protein] thioesterase, whose amino-acid sequence MNHPEQDGDLRPLPPPPPDGAGFSTSRTVRTGEVDPRRRVRLDSIARYLQDAAGDDLEFTGHVRTDPYWIVRRTVIDVIEPITWPATVHLERWCSGLSTRWANMRVRLTAEHRAGPDDPGPRPDGLVETEAFWINVSADGVPARISDEGLASLSAATGIHRLRWAAMNAPLPTGSATRDLPEDRPHILRSTDFDILQHLNNAAYLDAVEDELLGHQDLLRHRHRVVIEYSHPVVPGSSMMIRRRRSAHRVEMWMLVDDRVVASVSVTGGSG is encoded by the coding sequence ATGAACCACCCGGAACAGGACGGCGACCTGCGTCCGCTCCCCCCTCCGCCCCCGGACGGGGCAGGGTTCTCCACCTCCCGCACGGTTCGGACGGGCGAGGTCGATCCCCGGCGCAGGGTGCGGCTGGACAGCATCGCCCGGTACCTCCAGGACGCGGCGGGCGACGATCTCGAGTTCACCGGTCACGTGCGGACCGACCCGTACTGGATCGTGCGGCGGACCGTCATCGACGTGATCGAACCGATCACCTGGCCGGCCACCGTTCACCTCGAGCGCTGGTGCTCGGGACTCTCCACACGGTGGGCGAACATGCGGGTGCGTCTGACAGCGGAACACCGGGCCGGCCCCGACGACCCCGGGCCCCGGCCCGACGGGCTGGTGGAGACCGAGGCGTTCTGGATCAACGTCAGCGCCGACGGGGTGCCCGCCCGGATCAGCGACGAGGGGCTCGCCTCCCTCTCGGCCGCCACAGGGATCCACCGACTCCGATGGGCCGCCATGAACGCGCCGCTGCCCACCGGCTCCGCGACACGGGATCTACCGGAAGACCGGCCCCACATCCTCCGCAGCACGGACTTCGACATTCTCCAGCACCTCAACAACGCCGCCTACCTCGACGCCGTCGAGGACGAACTGCTGGGACACCAGGACCTGCTCCGGCACCGCCACCGCGTCGTGATCGAGTACTCCCACCCGGTGGTGCCGGGCTCGTCCATGATGATCCGGCGGAGACGGTCCGCACACCGGGTGGAGATGTGGATGCTGGTCGACGACCGCGTCGTGGCGAGCGTGTCGGTCACGGGCGGGTCCGGGTGA
- a CDS encoding FMN-binding glutamate synthase family protein, which produces MRKWLLGAPVAIVAALAASDLRQTRYPILRTFPVLGHARMALSSIGPELRQYIVASNDEERPFTRDQRDWIRESAEGRATTFGFGTDNDVEFLTGYPVVKPRTFAGVTVSAHAHSAEQLQLPTAKVLGAARGRARAFRPESLVWISGMSYGALSAPAVEALNRGAALAGALQNTGEGGLSPYHQKGGDLVFQIGTAYFGVRDADGRLDLDAVVALAEKHPIRAIEIKLSQGAKPGLGGLLPAAKVTAEIGRIRGIPTDRECASPSRHTAFHDVDSMLDLVEEIAERTGLPVGIKSAVGELRFWEQLASAMVSRERGVDFITIDGGEGGTGAAPLVFTDAVSLPFRLGFSRVYRIFAEAGLTDDVVFVGSGKLGIPENAVVAFALGVDLISVGREAMLSIGCIQAQKCHTDRCPTGVATQNPWLSRGVDPTDKAVRCAAYLRSLRRDLVKVSGAVGVPHPSLIGPEDVELANGTRESTTLAEIYGYRPGWGLPGAADIRRITDLMSAGGAAEHSAAYAPPGL; this is translated from the coding sequence ATGCGCAAGTGGCTCCTCGGCGCCCCCGTCGCGATTGTGGCGGCCCTCGCGGCCTCGGACCTGCGGCAGACCAGGTACCCGATCCTGCGGACCTTCCCCGTCCTCGGTCACGCGCGGATGGCCCTGAGCTCGATCGGCCCGGAACTGCGCCAGTACATCGTGGCGAGCAACGACGAGGAACGGCCGTTCACCCGCGACCAACGGGACTGGATCCGGGAGTCGGCGGAGGGGCGGGCCACGACGTTCGGTTTCGGCACGGACAACGACGTCGAGTTCCTCACCGGATACCCGGTCGTCAAACCGCGCACGTTCGCCGGGGTGACGGTCTCCGCCCACGCGCACTCCGCGGAGCAACTCCAGTTGCCCACCGCCAAGGTCCTCGGCGCCGCCCGCGGCCGGGCCCGCGCGTTCCGCCCGGAGTCCCTGGTGTGGATCTCCGGGATGAGCTACGGCGCCCTGTCGGCCCCGGCTGTCGAGGCCCTCAACCGCGGTGCCGCTCTCGCGGGGGCACTGCAGAACACCGGTGAGGGTGGGCTGAGTCCCTACCACCAGAAGGGCGGGGACCTGGTGTTCCAGATCGGTACCGCCTACTTCGGGGTCCGCGACGCGGACGGCAGGCTCGACCTCGACGCGGTGGTCGCCCTCGCCGAGAAGCATCCGATCAGGGCGATCGAGATCAAGCTCAGCCAGGGTGCCAAACCCGGGCTCGGCGGTCTGCTGCCCGCCGCCAAGGTCACCGCGGAGATCGGGCGGATCCGCGGGATCCCCACCGACCGCGAGTGTGCGAGCCCCTCCCGGCACACGGCGTTCCACGACGTCGACTCGATGCTCGACCTGGTGGAGGAGATCGCCGAACGCACCGGCCTGCCGGTGGGGATCAAGTCCGCGGTCGGCGAGCTGCGCTTCTGGGAGCAGCTGGCCTCCGCGATGGTCTCCCGGGAGCGCGGCGTCGACTTCATCACCATCGACGGCGGCGAGGGCGGCACCGGTGCCGCCCCCCTCGTCTTCACCGACGCGGTGTCACTCCCGTTCCGGCTCGGCTTCTCCCGCGTGTACCGGATCTTCGCTGAGGCCGGTCTCACCGACGACGTGGTGTTCGTGGGCTCGGGGAAGCTGGGGATCCCCGAGAACGCGGTGGTCGCGTTCGCACTCGGGGTGGACCTGATCTCCGTCGGTCGCGAGGCCATGCTCTCCATCGGCTGCATCCAGGCCCAGAAGTGCCACACCGATCGCTGCCCCACCGGAGTGGCCACGCAGAACCCGTGGCTGTCCCGCGGAGTGGACCCCACGGACAAGGCCGTGCGGTGTGCGGCCTATCTCCGGTCGTTGCGGCGCGACCTCGTCAAGGTCTCGGGCGCGGTCGGCGTGCCCCACCCCTCGCTGATCGGGCCCGAGGACGTGGAGCTGGCCAACGGCACCCGGGAGTCGACGACTCTGGCGGAGATCTACGGATACCGCCCGGGCTGGGGCCTTCCCGGCGCGGCGGACATCCGGCGCATCACCGATCTCATGTCCGCCGGCGGCGCCGCCGAGCACAGCGCCGCCTACGCTCCCCCGGGGCTCTGA
- a CDS encoding glycerate kinase produces MGNDAVVTIVVACGAFKGSLTAIEACHHAAAGARRAHPETDVVVRPVADGGGGSLEVMVAGGAREVRVTASGPTGEAVETSFAAIDPDTAFVEMADACGLLRLPGGRMRPLESSSRGVGEVLLAALGSGRGNIHLGIGGSASTDGGTGMLSALGARFLDSSGAELPDGGGALVDLDRVDLDGLDPAVRASRILVACDVDNPLLGPLGAARVYGPQKGASAGQIEELEAGLARLVEVLRDQGLAVDPDAPGSGAAGGVGFAARELLEASLDPGFEVLGTLTGLEDVVSAADLVVTGEGRLDDQTMHGKTPMGVAALCRSHAVPVVAVCGRLDLGADRVAEAGFAAAAALTEREPDLARSMANAGPLLEDVAAEVVSRILP; encoded by the coding sequence ATGGGGAATGATGCAGTGGTGACGATCGTCGTGGCATGCGGGGCCTTCAAGGGCTCTCTCACCGCTATCGAGGCATGCCACCACGCTGCCGCGGGTGCACGCCGCGCCCACCCGGAGACCGACGTCGTGGTGAGGCCGGTCGCCGACGGGGGCGGTGGCAGCCTCGAGGTGATGGTGGCCGGCGGCGCCCGGGAAGTACGCGTGACCGCGTCCGGCCCCACCGGCGAGGCCGTCGAGACCTCCTTCGCCGCGATCGACCCGGACACCGCCTTCGTGGAGATGGCCGACGCCTGTGGGCTACTCCGCCTACCCGGGGGCCGGATGCGGCCCCTCGAATCGTCGAGCCGCGGCGTGGGCGAGGTGCTGCTGGCCGCGCTCGGCTCGGGTCGCGGCAACATCCACCTCGGCATCGGGGGCAGCGCCTCCACGGACGGTGGCACGGGAATGCTCTCGGCGTTGGGCGCCCGCTTCCTCGACTCCTCGGGCGCCGAACTCCCCGACGGTGGGGGCGCTCTGGTCGACCTGGACCGCGTGGACCTGGACGGCCTCGACCCCGCGGTCCGCGCCTCACGCATCCTGGTCGCCTGCGACGTCGACAACCCCCTGCTCGGGCCGCTGGGCGCGGCCCGCGTCTACGGTCCGCAGAAGGGTGCCTCCGCCGGTCAGATCGAGGAACTCGAGGCGGGGCTGGCCCGTCTGGTCGAGGTACTGCGCGACCAGGGACTCGCTGTGGACCCGGACGCGCCGGGCTCCGGGGCGGCCGGGGGCGTGGGCTTCGCTGCCCGCGAGCTCCTCGAGGCGTCCCTGGACCCGGGGTTCGAGGTCCTCGGGACCCTGACCGGACTCGAAGACGTGGTCTCCGCCGCCGACCTGGTGGTGACCGGCGAGGGCCGGCTCGACGACCAGACGATGCACGGCAAGACCCCGATGGGCGTGGCGGCACTGTGTCGCTCACACGCCGTACCCGTGGTGGCCGTGTGTGGCCGGCTGGACCTGGGTGCCGACCGGGTAGCGGAGGCCGGGTTCGCGGCCGCGGCCGCCCTCACCGAACGGGAGCCGGACCTCGCCAGGTCGATGGCCAATGCGGGCCCCCTGTTGGAGGACGTTGCCGCCGAGGTCGTCTCGCGCATCCTGCCCTGA
- the mftM gene encoding mycofactocin oligosaccharide methyltransferase MftM: protein MQTTATPPGFREISAVRGGRGRRFGAFTVTADDRRVRIGHDLDDDEVSEALIPAMSRDLLATGVLHTVDEFHRAVTALVTCRDATWEECWSAYYRSSISALASGVCPFSPVHDRAVAEMVGHSAVDLGCCFGFLSLRLAREGVRTVAVDLDPAVLGLLRSCAPADGPLPSPVCLDARTSPLAAGTADTVYLVHVLEHVDENAGWDMVRDALRLARRRVVIAVPFEPVAVTQYGHVRTFDIPTLAALADRIGSLCHSWSPGVRTRVDEDHGGWLVVDR, encoded by the coding sequence ATGCAGACCACAGCCACACCCCCGGGGTTCCGGGAGATCTCGGCGGTCCGGGGCGGACGGGGCCGACGGTTCGGGGCGTTCACCGTGACCGCCGACGACCGTCGGGTGCGGATCGGGCACGACCTCGACGACGACGAGGTGAGCGAGGCGCTGATCCCGGCCATGTCCCGCGATCTGCTCGCCACCGGGGTCCTGCACACCGTCGACGAGTTCCACCGGGCGGTGACGGCGCTGGTGACCTGCCGGGACGCGACCTGGGAGGAGTGCTGGTCCGCCTACTACCGGTCGTCGATCTCGGCACTGGCCAGCGGCGTCTGCCCGTTCTCCCCGGTCCACGACCGGGCGGTGGCCGAGATGGTCGGCCACTCCGCGGTGGACCTCGGATGCTGCTTCGGCTTCCTGTCCCTCCGCCTCGCCCGGGAGGGCGTGAGAACCGTCGCCGTGGACCTCGACCCGGCCGTACTCGGGCTCCTCCGGTCCTGCGCGCCGGCCGACGGACCCCTGCCCTCGCCGGTCTGCCTCGACGCACGGACCAGCCCGCTGGCCGCGGGTACAGCGGATACCGTCTACCTCGTCCACGTCCTCGAGCACGTGGACGAGAACGCCGGCTGGGACATGGTCCGCGACGCACTGCGACTGGCGCGCCGACGCGTGGTGATCGCCGTGCCCTTCGAGCCCGTCGCCGTGACGCAATACGGTCATGTCCGGACCTTCGACATCCCCACGCTGGCCGCGCTCGCCGACCGGATCGGGTCGCTCTGTCACAGCTGGTCCCCCGGGGTGCGGACGCGGGTCGACGAGGACCACGGCGGATGGCTGGTGGTGGACCGATGA
- a CDS encoding iron-containing alcohol dehydrogenase encodes MSAEGRVAKFHAPEILFGFGALPEAATAAMGLGARRPLVVTDPWLELTPWPGTVVDALRARGAEPVVWSDVRPNPRASQILEGAQTYHSSGCDVIVAVGGGSVIDAAKGVALVVSNGGHVLEYEGVDRVRLPLPPVVAVPTTAGSGADVSQFCVVNDSDRLTKVTIVSRSLVPDVTVIDPATHSTVPEDVRAATAIDVLSHGVEAYSSRAAGPLTDSHALRSVELCTRSLDRLGRGGRNGGRCGDEQLEAMALASLEAGMAFSNAVLGAVHAMSHPVGGRYDASHGQINGVLLSHVVRHNGTVMAPHRMADLARAAGVAVGSRAGQVTDRVADRFRDLAESVGIPTGLTHLGVRGEDIPTLAAHALRDLCMATNPRPVTLEDVDRLYREAS; translated from the coding sequence ATGTCCGCGGAAGGCCGGGTGGCCAAATTCCACGCGCCGGAGATCCTCTTCGGTTTCGGTGCCCTGCCCGAGGCCGCGACCGCCGCCATGGGGCTGGGGGCCCGTCGCCCCCTCGTCGTCACCGATCCGTGGCTCGAACTCACCCCGTGGCCGGGGACCGTGGTGGACGCCTTGAGGGCGCGGGGTGCCGAGCCGGTCGTGTGGTCGGACGTCCGACCGAACCCGCGCGCCTCACAGATCCTCGAGGGTGCGCAGACCTATCACTCCTCGGGGTGCGATGTGATCGTCGCGGTGGGGGGTGGGTCGGTGATCGACGCCGCCAAGGGGGTCGCGCTGGTCGTGTCCAACGGCGGGCACGTCCTCGAGTACGAGGGGGTCGACCGGGTCCGGCTGCCACTGCCCCCGGTGGTGGCCGTGCCGACGACGGCCGGCAGCGGTGCCGATGTCTCCCAGTTCTGCGTGGTCAACGACTCGGACCGGCTGACCAAGGTGACCATCGTGAGCCGTTCGCTGGTGCCGGACGTCACCGTCATCGACCCGGCCACCCACTCGACGGTTCCCGAGGACGTGCGGGCGGCCACGGCGATCGACGTGCTCTCGCACGGGGTCGAGGCCTATTCCTCACGCGCGGCGGGCCCGTTGACGGACTCCCACGCCCTCCGCTCCGTCGAGCTGTGCACCCGGTCGCTCGACCGGCTCGGGCGCGGCGGGAGGAACGGTGGGAGGTGCGGTGACGAGCAGTTGGAGGCGATGGCGCTCGCGTCGCTCGAGGCGGGGATGGCCTTCAGCAACGCCGTCCTGGGGGCGGTCCACGCGATGAGTCATCCGGTGGGCGGCCGGTACGACGCGTCTCACGGCCAGATCAACGGGGTCCTGCTGTCGCATGTGGTCCGGCACAACGGGACGGTGATGGCCCCGCACCGCATGGCGGATCTGGCCCGTGCCGCCGGCGTCGCCGTGGGGTCGCGCGCCGGTCAGGTGACGGACCGGGTCGCGGACCGCTTCCGCGACCTCGCGGAGTCCGTCGGGATCCCGACGGGGCTCACTCACCTGGGGGTCCGGGGCGAGGACATCCCCACGCTGGCCGCTCACGCACTGCGCGATCTGTGCATGGCCACCAATCCGCGTCCCGTCACCCTCGAGGACGTCGATCGGCTGTACCGGGAGGCGTCATGA
- a CDS encoding response regulator transcription factor, producing the protein MTPAAMIRTVLVDDHAVLREGLRLMLEREPDLEVVGEASTADAALGVINSTRPDVAVIDLKLGSGSELDGLRLCAAVRDLFPDVAPLVLTTFLDKAIVVRAVRAGARGYVVKNVDVTELVTAVRSVSAGQSAFDARTASMVVDALRGVESASEALSAREIEVLALLAEGRSNKEIGQALFISATTAKFHISNILRKLKVSRRAEAVYVASRQGLL; encoded by the coding sequence ATGACCCCGGCGGCCATGATCCGCACCGTGCTGGTGGACGACCACGCGGTGCTCCGCGAGGGCCTGCGGTTGATGCTCGAGCGGGAGCCCGACCTCGAGGTGGTCGGTGAGGCGTCGACCGCGGACGCGGCCCTCGGGGTCATCAACTCGACCCGCCCGGACGTCGCGGTGATCGACCTCAAGCTGGGCAGCGGGTCCGAACTCGACGGGCTGCGTCTCTGCGCGGCGGTCCGCGACCTGTTCCCCGACGTCGCCCCGCTGGTGCTCACGACCTTCCTCGACAAGGCGATCGTCGTGCGGGCGGTCCGGGCGGGGGCGCGGGGATACGTGGTCAAGAACGTGGACGTCACCGAACTGGTGACCGCCGTCCGGTCGGTGTCGGCGGGGCAGAGCGCCTTCGACGCGCGAACCGCCTCCATGGTGGTGGACGCGCTCAGGGGGGTCGAATCGGCGTCCGAGGCCCTGTCGGCCCGGGAGATCGAGGTCCTCGCGCTGCTGGCGGAGGGAAGGTCCAACAAGGAGATCGGTCAGGCGCTGTTCATCTCGGCCACCACCGCGAAGTTCCACATCAGCAACATCCTGCGCAAGCTCAAGGTCTCACGGCGCGCCGAGGCGGTGTACGTGGCCAGTCGGCAGGGCCTGCTCTGA
- a CDS encoding ATP-binding protein encodes MSEGPTDLDSLLGLRSVKRSFFDQYRAAESRLRRSMHALDRVSGALVRTAEGPEELMLSVLKVAYDQLDAEWALVALRDGQLPSVEPRHVIVDPEGRFVAFEGRDLAPVPEGLPKGVVNVLLAVLRGGRSAEVAEAGGPDAVTVPLILHGGVIGGLASWRHPGRQADDIDTVVLRILAAQAAVALHNSVLFRDKEMLLARAEEAYEEARGHVVELSRRNSELEIAHRELDAAHRQRILDVERSRMARELHDSVSQLVLGAGMHLQLGLDAVGDADRQRPLLEKAVHLTDQAVDQLRSVIYALRTIDDGDARLSRLIEDLCRLHVPSTMTSEVRVLGDEVPTSPGIEHELLRIAGEALSNAARHSGGDGVVVTLDFGDEAVALTVEDDGVGRPEELRSLLEAVRTGSPEERHGLVNMRERAEMVGGELRIAGADTGGVAITVVAPGVGGLDAAARGSVR; translated from the coding sequence ATGAGCGAGGGGCCGACCGACCTGGACTCCCTCCTGGGCCTCCGGTCGGTCAAGAGGAGCTTCTTCGACCAGTACCGCGCTGCGGAGTCCAGGCTGCGCCGCTCGATGCACGCTCTCGATCGCGTCTCGGGTGCGCTGGTGCGGACCGCCGAGGGGCCCGAGGAGCTGATGCTGTCCGTCCTCAAGGTCGCCTACGACCAGCTCGACGCCGAGTGGGCGCTGGTGGCCCTGCGGGACGGTCAGCTCCCGTCCGTCGAACCACGGCACGTCATCGTGGACCCCGAGGGACGGTTCGTCGCGTTCGAGGGGCGGGACCTGGCACCCGTGCCGGAGGGGTTGCCCAAAGGCGTGGTCAACGTCCTTCTCGCGGTCCTCCGCGGCGGCCGGTCCGCCGAGGTCGCGGAGGCCGGCGGACCCGACGCGGTCACCGTGCCGCTGATCCTGCACGGCGGGGTGATCGGGGGGCTGGCGTCGTGGCGACACCCCGGGCGGCAGGCCGACGACATCGACACGGTGGTCCTGCGGATCCTCGCCGCGCAGGCGGCGGTCGCGCTGCACAACTCCGTCCTGTTCCGCGACAAGGAGATGCTCCTCGCCCGGGCGGAGGAGGCCTACGAGGAGGCCCGGGGCCACGTGGTGGAGCTGTCCCGGCGGAACTCGGAGCTCGAGATCGCCCATCGCGAGCTCGATGCCGCGCACCGCCAGCGGATCCTCGACGTGGAGCGGTCCCGGATGGCCCGGGAGCTCCACGACAGCGTGTCCCAGCTCGTCCTCGGCGCGGGGATGCACCTCCAACTGGGACTCGACGCGGTGGGAGACGCCGACCGGCAGCGGCCCCTGCTCGAGAAGGCAGTACACCTGACCGACCAGGCCGTCGACCAGTTGCGGTCCGTGATCTACGCCCTGCGCACGATCGACGACGGGGACGCCCGGCTGAGCAGGCTGATCGAGGACCTGTGCCGCCTCCACGTCCCGTCGACCATGACCTCCGAGGTCCGGGTGCTCGGCGACGAGGTCCCGACGAGCCCCGGGATCGAGCACGAACTCCTCCGGATCGCCGGCGAGGCGCTCTCGAACGCCGCGCGGCACTCGGGGGGCGACGGCGTGGTGGTCACTCTCGACTTCGGTGACGAGGCCGTGGCGCTGACCGTGGAGGACGACGGTGTGGGGAGGCCGGAGGAGCTGCGGAGCCTGCTCGAGGCCGTGCGGACCGGGTCCCCGGAAGAGCGCCACGGTCTGGTCAACATGAGGGAGAGGGCGGAGATGGTGGGAGGGGAGTTGCGTATCGCGGGGGCCGACACGGGCGGGGTGGCGATCACCGTGGTGGCGCCCGGTGTCGGGGGCCTCGACGCAGCGGCCCGGGGGTCGGTCCGATGA